Proteins from one Cryptomeria japonica chromosome 4, Sugi_1.0, whole genome shotgun sequence genomic window:
- the LOC131875492 gene encoding cytochrome P450 750A1-like, whose protein sequence is MASLSGFPASLNATIVIKEGVYAPALATACALIVFLWVLHRKITLGLRLPPGPFAWPIIGNLNQLRKLPHRDLDKLGKKYGPIMMLKLGSVRTVVVSSSAMAKEFLKTHDIVFASRPASAVGKYIGYNNKDLIFAPYGAYWRHMRKLCVVELLNSKRIDSFRCVREKEMLDLVRLVWEMSGQGRKPVNLTNLVSSFGQAVMWRMLSGTKVSIHGDAHLGGHGEEIKKMVSETTATIGAVNIGDFIPYLDWLDLQGVNQRMKKVHSSFDQMISKIIEEHQQRRREFHKESETKDIIDVLLEMKSLDGIPITEEHIKAIVFDMYLAGVETTSITSDWAMSLILKNPGVAKKMQEEIDSVVGRERSVSEDDVASMEYVQCVAKETLRLYPVAPLLVPHESTQDCIVGGYFIPERSRLIVNAWAIGRDPSLWKDPLEFKPERFMGKNVDVVRDKDFFDMVPFGAGRRGCPGAAMAIVTMNLLLAQLIHCFEWSVEGDLDMTEVFGATTPRSVDLLARPTLRLSTCP, encoded by the exons ATGGCTTCTCTTTCTGGATTTCCTGCATCTTTGAATGCAACAATTGTAATAAAAGAAGGTGTATATGCTCCAGCACTAGCTACTGCATGTGCACTCATAGTTTTCTTGTGGGTTTTGCACAGGAAGATTACATTGGGACTCAGATTGCCCCCGGGACCGTTTGCATGGCCCATTATTGGAAATCTGAACCAGCTGAGGAAGCTTCCTCATCGCGATCTTGATAAACTTGGCAAGAAATATGGGCCCATTATGATGTTGAAATTGGGTTCTGTTCGCActgttgttgtttcttcttctGCCATGGCCAAGGAGTTCTTGAAAACCCACGATATTGTTTTTGCCAGCCGACCTGCTTCTGCTGTGGGGAAATACATCGGCTATAATAACAAGGATCTGATATTTGCACCTTACGGGGCTTATTGGAGACATATGAGAAAGCTGTGTGTGGTAGAATTGCTGAATAGTAAAAGGATCGATTCCTTCAGATGTGTACGAGAGAAAGAAATGCTTGATCTTGTTCGTTTAGTGTGGGAGATGTCTGGGCAGGGTAGGAAGCCTGTTAATCTCACCAACTTGGTTTCATCGTTTGGGCAGGCTGTTATGTGGCGAATGCTTTCCGGTACCAAAGTTTCTATTCATGGTGATGCTCATCTGGGTGGTCATGGCGAAGAGATAAAGAAGATGGTATCAGAGACGACTGCTACAATAGGAGCTGTCAATATCGGGGACTTCATTCCTTACTTGGACTGGTTGGACTTGCAAGGAGTGAACCAACGCATGAAAAAGGTACACAGCTCCTTCGACCAAATGATAAGTAAAATAATAGAGGAGCACCAGCAGCGCAGGAGGGAGTTCCACAAGGAGTCTGAGACTAAGGACATCATTGACGTGCTCTTGGAAATGAAGAGCCTCGATGGAATCCCAATCACAGAAGAACACATTAAAGCCATTGTTTTT GATATGTACTTGGCTGGAGTTGAAACGACGTCTATTACGTCAGATTGGGCAATGAGTTTGATTCTTAAGAACCCCGGCGTGGCCAAGAAAATGCAAGAGGAAATTGATTCAGTGGTAGGCAGAGAGAGGAGTGTAAGTGAGGATGATGTAGCAAGCATGGAGTACGTGCAGTGTGTGGCGAAGGAGACGCTGAGGTTATATCCAGTAGCACCGTTGTTGGTTCCACACGAATCCACACAAGATTGTATAGTTGGTGGATACTTTATTCCTGAGAGAAGCAGGCTTATTGTCAATGCTTGGGCTATTGGAAGAGATCCATCCTTGTGGAAAGATCCCCTGGAATTCAAGCCAGAGAGATTTATgggtaagaatgttgatgttgtgaGAGACAAAGACTTTTTTGATATGGTGCCGTTTGGAGCAGGAAGGAGAGGATGCCCAGGGGCAGCCATGGCCATTGTGACCATGAACCTTCTTCTAGCACAGCTAATTCACTGTTTTGAGTGGAGCGTGGAAGGGGATTTGGATATGACTGAAGTCTTTGGAGCCACTACGCCCAGAAGTGTGGACCTTCTCGCTCGTCCTACACTTAGGCTATCCACCTGCCCTTGA